The Ciceribacter thiooxidans genome window below encodes:
- a CDS encoding (2Fe-2S)-binding protein, which yields MVTLTINGNEHDLDAEPDMPLLWAIRDLVGLTGTKFGCGMAQCGACTVLMDGTPVRSCQTAVGDVGSAKITTIEGLSGKVAETVQAVWADLDVPQCGYCQSGQIMSATDLLTSNAKPTDDDIDAAMTGNLCRCATYHRIRAGIHEAAKRLEA from the coding sequence ATGGTGACTTTGACGATCAACGGCAACGAGCATGACCTCGATGCCGAACCGGACATGCCGCTTCTGTGGGCGATCCGCGACCTCGTCGGACTGACGGGAACGAAATTCGGCTGCGGCATGGCGCAATGCGGTGCCTGCACGGTGCTCATGGACGGCACGCCCGTGCGCTCCTGCCAGACAGCCGTTGGCGACGTCGGCAGTGCGAAGATAACGACGATCGAGGGGCTCTCGGGCAAGGTAGCCGAGACGGTGCAAGCCGTCTGGGCTGATCTCGACGTACCGCAATGTGGCTACTGTCAGTCGGGCCAGATCATGTCAGCGACCGATCTTCTGACCAGCAATGCGAAGCCCACCGATGACGACATCGACGCCGCCATGACCGGCAATCTCTGTCGTTGCGCCACCTATCACCGAATCCGTGCCGGCATTCACGAAGCCGCCAAGCGTCTGGAGGCCTGA
- a CDS encoding type II toxin-antitoxin system ParD family antitoxin, whose amino-acid sequence MATMNVSLPDPMKDWVEAQARTGRYSNASDYVRDLIRRDQMRNDKIAAMQSIVDAGLRSGVGIRSKDELFAEAMTRAGES is encoded by the coding sequence ATGGCCACGATGAATGTATCTCTTCCAGACCCGATGAAGGATTGGGTGGAGGCGCAGGCTAGGACCGGACGATATTCCAATGCCAGCGACTACGTGCGCGACCTGATCCGACGCGACCAGATGCGCAACGACAAGATTGCCGCCATGCAAAGCATCGTCGATGCCGGGCTCCGAAGTGGTGTTGGCATACGCTCAAAGGACGAACTCTTTGCTGAGGCGATGACTCGTGCCGGCGAGTCATGA
- a CDS encoding ABC transporter ATP-binding protein, translating to MALLSIHGVSKVFPGGTVAVDDFSLEVAAGELVCLLGPSGSGKSTVLRMIGGFEQPTAGMVSIDGEEVTYVPPNRRPTGMVFQSHALWTHMNVYRNLAFGLKLRGLTASEIRDRVEAVLELVGLAGYGGRMTNQLSGGQQQRVALARSLVLEPKILLLDEPFASLDQHLRERLREEVRDIQQRLRITTLFVTHGQDEALSMADRIVVMRNGRTEQADRPEVIYRDPQTPFVAGFIGTMNFVEGVVEKGRFMHDDLSVPVPVSDGRATLAIRPEALGLIACDSGPASVHRVTDFGTHGLVDLLLADGTRLKAMVPEPGHFGAGQSVDLRPRAFALFRDDRQLYRTSADA from the coding sequence ATGGCTCTACTTAGTATCCACGGCGTATCGAAGGTCTTTCCGGGCGGGACGGTCGCCGTTGACGATTTCTCTCTCGAGGTGGCCGCCGGCGAGCTCGTCTGCCTTCTCGGGCCTTCCGGTTCGGGCAAGTCCACGGTTCTTCGCATGATCGGCGGATTCGAGCAGCCCACCGCAGGCATGGTCTCGATCGACGGTGAAGAGGTCACCTATGTTCCGCCGAACCGGCGTCCGACCGGCATGGTCTTCCAGAGCCATGCTCTATGGACCCATATGAATGTTTACAGGAATCTTGCTTTCGGCCTCAAGCTGCGGGGCCTTACGGCAAGTGAGATCAGGGACAGGGTCGAAGCCGTCCTCGAACTGGTCGGCCTCGCCGGCTACGGCGGCCGCATGACGAACCAGCTATCCGGCGGCCAGCAGCAACGCGTCGCGCTGGCGCGATCGCTGGTGCTCGAACCCAAGATACTCTTGCTCGACGAGCCTTTTGCCAGTCTCGACCAGCATCTGCGCGAGCGACTGCGTGAGGAGGTGCGCGACATTCAGCAGCGGCTGAGGATCACAACGCTTTTCGTCACCCACGGACAGGACGAGGCACTTTCCATGGCCGACAGGATCGTCGTGATGCGAAACGGCCGCACCGAACAGGCCGATCGGCCGGAGGTCATCTACCGCGACCCGCAGACTCCGTTCGTCGCCGGCTTCATTGGCACGATGAATTTCGTCGAGGGCGTCGTCGAGAAGGGGCGGTTCATGCATGACGATCTCAGCGTTCCGGTTCCGGTGAGCGACGGAAGGGCCACGCTCGCCATACGCCCGGAGGCACTCGGTCTCATCGCCTGTGATTCCGGGCCGGCAAGCGTCCATCGTGTCACCGATTTCGGCACGCATGGCCTCGTCGATCTCCTGCTTGCCGACGGCACGCGGCTCAAGGCCATGGTGCCGGAGCCGGGCCATTTCGGGGCCGGGCAGAGCGTGGATCTTCGGCCCCGTGCCTTTGCACTCTTCCGTGACGATCGCCAACTCTACCGGACATCAGCCGATGCGTGA
- a CDS encoding AraC family transcriptional regulator — protein sequence MEAILLGSETIQAGTAATRLRILDVLSRLPWDGVSCQHEIPGLTLYRIVECTGPFSTVYEPSLSLIIKGSKRLSVGDERLVYDESCFFLTTIGLPMTGQICEVSKTEPYVAAKLRLDLEVLRRLITNHDLYPTNTSDRERDRGIVVGRATPELFDALWRLISLVDSPNDVPFMADHIQSEILYRLLTGEQGERLRRFALAGTNSNRVAKAVAWLKENYAMPLRVEALAEMANMGVSTLHHHFRAVTAMSPLQFQKHLRLHHARELMLSGSLDAASAALRVGYESPTQFSREYRRMFGHPPLRDVKAILNSEGVTRRGAVG from the coding sequence ATGGAGGCCATTCTGTTGGGAAGCGAGACGATTCAGGCCGGGACGGCTGCAACGCGTCTGCGGATACTCGACGTCCTGTCGCGGTTGCCGTGGGACGGCGTCAGTTGCCAGCATGAGATACCGGGATTGACACTCTATCGGATCGTCGAGTGCACCGGGCCCTTCTCGACCGTTTACGAACCCAGCCTGTCGCTGATCATCAAGGGGAGCAAACGCCTCAGTGTCGGCGACGAGCGGCTCGTATACGACGAATCGTGCTTCTTCCTGACCACGATTGGGCTGCCGATGACCGGCCAGATCTGCGAGGTGAGCAAGACGGAGCCTTACGTCGCCGCCAAGCTGCGCCTGGATCTGGAGGTGCTTCGGCGTCTGATCACCAACCATGATCTCTATCCGACGAACACCTCCGATCGAGAGCGCGACCGCGGCATCGTGGTGGGCAGGGCCACACCGGAACTCTTCGATGCACTCTGGCGGCTGATTTCCCTGGTCGACTCTCCGAACGACGTGCCATTCATGGCGGACCATATTCAAAGTGAGATCCTCTACCGCCTCCTCACGGGTGAGCAGGGAGAGCGGCTCCGGCGCTTTGCGCTGGCCGGAACGAACAGCAACCGCGTGGCAAAGGCGGTGGCCTGGCTGAAGGAAAACTACGCCATGCCGCTTCGCGTCGAGGCACTGGCGGAGATGGCGAACATGGGCGTCTCCACGCTGCATCATCATTTCCGCGCGGTGACTGCCATGAGCCCGCTGCAGTTCCAGAAACATTTGCGGCTGCACCATGCGCGCGAACTGATGTTGTCCGGTTCGCTCGATGCGGCGAGCGCGGCACTCAGGGTCGGCTACGAGAGCCCGACACAGTTCAGCCGGGAATATCGCCGCATGTTCGGCCATCCGCCACTGCGCGACGTCAAAGCCATCCTCAATTCTGAGGGCGTGACCCGGCGCGGGGCGGTCGGATAG
- a CDS encoding type II toxin-antitoxin system RelE/ParE family toxin, with protein sequence MSVGLSVEAEEDIIAIAEQGVRMFGAGQAKRYHDELFALLGLLAANPRIARERDEINPPVRIHPFKAHLVVYRIEDDETISVIRVRHEHEDWASN encoded by the coding sequence ATGAGTGTTGGTCTTTCAGTTGAAGCGGAAGAGGACATTATCGCGATTGCCGAGCAAGGTGTCCGTATGTTCGGAGCAGGCCAAGCAAAGCGCTACCACGATGAACTTTTCGCACTACTTGGTCTGTTAGCTGCCAATCCACGCATCGCGCGCGAACGGGATGAGATCAATCCACCCGTTAGAATTCATCCCTTCAAAGCGCATCTCGTTGTCTACCGAATCGAAGACGATGAAACAATTTCTGTAATACGAGTTCGCCACGAGCATGAAGATTGGGCAAGTAATTGA
- a CDS encoding inositol monophosphatase family protein: MNAVDTNTVLDDMVEAARRAGSLTLDYFNRRETLDIGVKGPGDFVSEADEQSETLIRQHLLSRYPDWSLSGEEFPPVEGVNLTYRFLVDPIDGTTNFLSGLDYTITIALRQGDKTVCGLVYNPVTNEMFTAVAGGGAYLNGRQLRMRDNRNVAQMVVGTGLPTPNLSLHPGAYSRLDAIRAPIGAVRVVGSAANSCAYVACGRLTGYFEQTGFTDTAAGILLVQEAGGLVTDWWGRGPEHYERSGIMIVANESTHAYLLGHLQQVPQPPA, translated from the coding sequence ATGAACGCCGTCGACACCAATACCGTTCTGGACGACATGGTAGAGGCCGCCCGTCGCGCAGGCAGCCTGACCCTCGATTATTTCAACCGGCGCGAGACGCTCGACATCGGCGTGAAGGGCCCCGGCGATTTCGTCAGCGAGGCGGATGAGCAATCAGAGACGCTGATCCGGCAGCATCTCCTGTCGCGCTATCCCGACTGGAGCCTGAGCGGAGAGGAGTTTCCGCCTGTCGAAGGTGTCAACTTGACCTATCGCTTCCTGGTCGATCCGATCGACGGAACGACGAACTTTCTCAGCGGATTGGACTATACCATCACGATCGCGCTGAGACAGGGCGACAAGACGGTCTGCGGCCTCGTCTACAATCCCGTTACGAACGAGATGTTCACGGCTGTCGCGGGCGGCGGTGCCTATCTCAATGGCCGGCAGTTGCGCATGCGTGACAACCGGAATGTCGCGCAGATGGTCGTAGGGACCGGCTTGCCGACGCCGAACCTGTCGCTGCATCCGGGCGCCTATAGTCGACTTGACGCGATCCGCGCGCCCATCGGGGCGGTGCGGGTGGTCGGCAGTGCCGCGAATTCCTGCGCCTATGTCGCCTGCGGCAGGCTGACCGGGTATTTCGAGCAGACCGGATTTACTGACACGGCGGCGGGCATCCTGTTGGTTCAGGAAGCGGGTGGTCTGGTAACGGATTGGTGGGGGAGGGGCCCCGAGCATTACGAACGATCGGGCATAATGATCGTCGCGAACGAATCCACCCATGCCTATCTTCTCGGTCATCTGCAGCAGGTCCCCCAGCCGCCCGCCTGA
- a CDS encoding glycerophosphodiester phosphodiesterase, with protein sequence MRDPLYLESDGHRTWLKWHRARRMISDPEFTATRILEAMRLGASVEVDLVVHADRGCAILHDLHLDRGTTGSGLVGETSADELRRLHLRGNDGTPIGDRVMLLEDLCNLLEENPAHPEALLQLDFKEDLSRLDKLTIENFAAAVGPVADRMILSGGDAGAIAALAAAVPSLGTGYDPTYPGVLDALRTPDDFTAFVASALRTAPTATIIYLDYELVLAADSKGVDIVGAIHADGRRVDAWTIRNVCADTVADTRRLLALRVDQITTDDPEGLAGAMT encoded by the coding sequence ATGCGTGATCCCCTCTATCTTGAGTCCGATGGCCATCGCACGTGGCTGAAATGGCATCGCGCGCGACGCATGATTTCGGATCCGGAGTTCACCGCGACGCGTATCCTCGAGGCTATGCGCCTCGGCGCGAGCGTCGAGGTCGATCTGGTCGTCCACGCCGACCGAGGTTGCGCAATCCTGCATGACCTGCACCTCGATCGCGGTACGACAGGCTCCGGCCTTGTGGGGGAGACGTCCGCGGATGAACTGCGCCGACTGCACCTGCGCGGCAATGACGGAACACCGATTGGCGACCGGGTCATGCTGCTCGAGGACTTGTGCAATCTGCTCGAAGAGAACCCGGCACACCCCGAGGCTCTCCTGCAGCTCGATTTCAAGGAGGACCTCTCCCGCCTCGATAAGCTTACGATCGAGAACTTTGCTGCCGCGGTCGGGCCGGTGGCCGATCGGATGATCCTCTCGGGCGGTGATGCCGGGGCAATCGCTGCACTGGCCGCCGCTGTCCCGTCGCTCGGAACGGGTTATGACCCGACGTACCCGGGTGTTCTGGACGCCTTGAGGACGCCGGATGACTTCACGGCGTTTGTTGCAAGCGCGCTGCGGACCGCACCGACGGCGACAATCATCTATCTCGACTACGAACTTGTTCTCGCCGCAGACAGCAAGGGTGTCGATATCGTCGGCGCGATCCATGCCGACGGTCGGCGGGTAGATGCCTGGACCATCCGGAACGTGTGCGCCGACACCGTCGCCGACACCCGTCGTCTTCTGGCGCTACGGGTGGATCAGATCACCACGGATGATCCCGAAGGACTGGCAGGAGCTATGACATGA
- a CDS encoding xanthine dehydrogenase family protein molybdopterin-binding subunit, with amino-acid sequence MIPKLMQNLTLPVAKMQASRRQFMLGALASGGGIAVGYQIIAASPVIAAETAAEDGNAAVFTPYLTIDGDGKVVVLSSQFEMGQGSYNGLATLVAEELDADWSSIDVRGVAGNVKAYGNIAFGGAIQGTGGSTSMVTSWERYRKAGATARAMLVAAAASEWGVSPEEITVANGVLAHPSGKSAGFGAFAAKAATMPVPTDVELKQPDDWKLIGNAKLKRFDSARKANGTEQYTIDVKLPGMLTAVMIHPPMFGAKVKSFDATAARSVKGVVDVVETPRGVAVVAEHMWAAIKGREAVKVVWDDTTAEKRSSSEIMAMYRGLADKAPVAVARNDGDAEAGFAGAAKVIEATFEFPYLAHAAMEPLNAVARRAEDGTLEIWGGHQFPDVYQMLASQIVGTTPDKVKLHVMKSGGSFGRRAVFDGDVVVESVYVAKALGFRAPVKVQWTREDDMRAGRYRPAYVHKLKAGIDGDGKLVAWSDHVVGQSIMAKTAFEGMVQNGVDPTSVEGASNLPYAISNQTVGLTTTEVGVPVLWWRSVGSTHTAFAAEAFIDEVAEAAGRDPVEYRLSMLDPQSRHAVVLRLAAEKAEWTKPLADGHFRGVAVAESFGSVVAQIAEVSTDGSGSIKVERVVAAVDCGLAVNPDQVRAQVEGGIGFGLGAILGEEITLTAGKVDQGNFDMYSPLRIDAMPVVEVHILASANPPSGIGEPGVPPVGPAVANAVYKALGKRIRLMPFAKTLNA; translated from the coding sequence ATGATCCCGAAACTGATGCAGAACCTCACGCTTCCCGTGGCGAAGATGCAGGCTTCGCGCCGGCAGTTCATGCTCGGCGCACTGGCGTCGGGCGGCGGTATCGCCGTCGGCTATCAGATCATTGCAGCCTCGCCTGTAATTGCCGCCGAGACTGCTGCGGAGGACGGCAATGCGGCCGTCTTCACGCCGTATCTGACGATCGATGGCGACGGCAAGGTCGTCGTGCTGTCATCCCAGTTCGAGATGGGACAGGGCTCGTATAACGGGCTTGCGACGCTCGTCGCCGAGGAACTCGACGCCGACTGGTCGTCCATCGATGTTCGCGGCGTGGCAGGCAATGTGAAGGCCTACGGCAACATCGCCTTCGGCGGCGCGATCCAGGGAACGGGCGGCTCCACATCCATGGTCACCTCGTGGGAGCGCTACCGGAAGGCCGGCGCGACGGCGCGCGCCATGCTGGTGGCGGCCGCAGCGTCCGAATGGGGTGTTTCGCCCGAGGAGATCACGGTCGCAAACGGCGTGCTCGCGCATCCCTCCGGGAAGTCCGCCGGCTTCGGCGCCTTTGCCGCCAAGGCGGCAACCATGCCGGTGCCGACCGACGTGGAACTCAAGCAGCCGGATGACTGGAAGCTGATCGGCAATGCCAAGCTGAAGCGCTTCGACAGTGCCCGGAAAGCGAACGGAACCGAACAGTACACGATCGACGTCAAGCTGCCGGGCATGCTGACGGCGGTGATGATCCACCCGCCGATGTTCGGGGCCAAGGTGAAGTCCTTCGACGCGACCGCAGCGCGTTCCGTGAAGGGTGTCGTGGACGTCGTCGAGACGCCGCGTGGTGTGGCCGTCGTCGCAGAACATATGTGGGCGGCGATAAAGGGCAGGGAAGCGGTCAAGGTGGTCTGGGACGACACGACGGCCGAAAAGCGCAGCAGCTCCGAGATCATGGCGATGTACAGGGGCCTCGCGGACAAGGCGCCGGTGGCTGTCGCGCGCAATGACGGTGACGCGGAGGCGGGCTTTGCGGGTGCGGCCAAGGTCATCGAGGCGACCTTCGAGTTTCCCTATCTGGCACACGCCGCGATGGAACCGCTCAACGCGGTGGCGCGCAGGGCCGAGGATGGAACGCTGGAGATATGGGGCGGGCACCAGTTCCCCGACGTCTATCAGATGCTTGCCAGCCAGATCGTCGGCACGACACCGGACAAGGTGAAACTGCACGTCATGAAGAGCGGAGGCAGTTTTGGCCGGCGCGCAGTCTTCGACGGCGACGTGGTCGTCGAGTCCGTTTACGTCGCCAAGGCACTCGGCTTCCGGGCCCCGGTCAAGGTTCAGTGGACCCGAGAGGATGACATGCGCGCCGGCCGTTATCGCCCGGCATACGTGCACAAGCTCAAGGCCGGGATCGACGGTGACGGCAAGCTTGTCGCCTGGAGCGATCACGTGGTCGGACAATCGATCATGGCCAAGACCGCTTTCGAGGGAATGGTTCAAAACGGGGTCGATCCGACCTCGGTGGAAGGGGCGAGCAACCTGCCCTATGCCATTTCCAACCAGACGGTCGGCCTGACGACGACGGAGGTCGGCGTGCCCGTCCTCTGGTGGCGTTCCGTGGGCTCGACCCACACTGCGTTCGCGGCGGAAGCCTTCATCGACGAAGTCGCCGAGGCGGCGGGCCGCGATCCGGTGGAGTATCGCCTCTCGATGCTCGATCCGCAGTCGCGTCACGCGGTTGTCCTCAGACTGGCGGCAGAGAAGGCAGAATGGACGAAGCCGCTTGCGGACGGGCACTTCCGTGGTGTCGCGGTGGCCGAAAGCTTCGGGTCGGTCGTTGCGCAGATCGCGGAGGTCTCGACCGACGGCAGCGGCAGTATCAAGGTCGAGCGTGTCGTCGCCGCGGTCGATTGCGGTCTGGCGGTCAATCCGGATCAGGTCCGCGCCCAGGTCGAGGGCGGCATAGGGTTCGGTCTGGGCGCCATTCTCGGCGAGGAAATCACCCTGACCGCCGGCAAGGTCGATCAGGGCAACTTCGACATGTACTCGCCGCTCAGGATTGACGCGATGCCCGTGGTGGAGGTCCATATCCTCGCCTCCGCCAATCCGCCGTCCGGGATCGGCGAGCCGGGTGTCCCTCCCGTCGGTCCGGCGGTCGCCAATGCCGTCTACAAGGCGCTCGGCAAGCGGATCCGCCTCATGCCGTTTGCCAAGACGCTCAATGCATGA